One Antedon mediterranea chromosome 1, ecAntMedi1.1, whole genome shotgun sequence genomic window, AATGAAAAGACCAACCGTATAACATCTGATGGGGATTTTGAACTCTTAGTAGAGTTGACAGACCACTTGGATGTAATGAAGTTTGCAAGATATTCTCACTTTCGTGTTGGTAGCGAGATGTCTAATTATCTTATGAGAATCAATGGATACACAGGAACTGCAGGTTAGTGTACCCTCAATCAATTCTTACACTAAAAACCCATTTCAAGTAAACAAAGAACaacattattgtttttctttgtagACCAGCTACACCTTTGTACCTTGCAATCAAAATAGACTAACACACACTGtgcacatttttgttgttgcattTATCACTTTATATAATAACTGATTATAATACTGAGTTAAATGATAAGAACATTGACTggaattaaattgtttaaacaaGCTTACAGCCCAGGAAATTCAACATACCATAAGAATCCATGTTGTACCTAATTATGTACTAAGCatgttataaatgttttttatcatACTCTTTCATTTATCATACTCTTTCATTTATCATACTCTTTCATTTATCATACTCTTTCATTTATCATACTCTTTCATTTATCATACTCTTTCATTTATCATACTCTTTCATTTATCATACTCTTTCATTTATCATACTCTTTCATTTATCATACTCTTTCATTTATCATACTCTTTCATTTATCATACTCTTTCATTTATCATACtctttcattttcattgttGTTTTTGGAAATCAGTACTTTTGTATTGAAAGTATACTTCAgttaaaagaaagaataattaaGATACAGCAGAtggaaaataacataaaattacaaatgaaatatttaaaaacatttttattctttcattttcattattgttttaACATTCCCAATGTATTAATGTTTTAGTAATGTCAAGTTTATCATTGTATTTTCATAGTTGTATTTTATGTTGTGTGTAGTAtgattaaatgtgggtcatccccattaaatgtgggtcatccccattaaatgtgggtcatccccattaaatgtgggtcatccccattaaatgtgggtcatccccatTAAATGTGGATCATCCccattaaaaagaaaaaaaagtataataaaaagCAAACATTgaatgaccaacaaaatattattatatagtaaaataaataaccATATTGCATAATGTATAGAATATAAGAAGACCAATAACAAGAACactgaaaaaaattgttatgatttaaaacaaaatgagaaTCCCCTAAAACAGGATGTAAAcgtaaaaacattttacatcgcatatacagtatttattttctCCATTCTATTAAACAAACTGTATGTATGCTGTAAACTTAAAgatgatataatattttgtttgtttaggtgaTTCTTTGGCATACAACAATGGTGGacaatttacaacgtatgaTAAAGACAATGATAAGTGGAGTGGTACTAACTGTGCTGCTAACTATAGCAAAGGTGCTTGGTGGTACACTAACTGTGGTTATTCAAACCTGAATGGGCTTTACCTTACACCAGGATCTACTTCTACTAGTACTACTTCTGGTTGGACTGGCATATTTTGGTATCATTTCAAGAATACAGAGAGTCTCAAGAagacagtgatgatggttaaaagagcacCATAAGAGATTTTTCACTATCACTAGTAATTTGACTGgcaaatgtttaatttttttcaagATGTAGTGAGGTCAACAATTCTGTTTGCCTATCCTTTTTTAGTGTTATattaatgaatttaatttaataatgaaaacTTGAATTTGGTGCAATTTTCATAACTTTTTGTCtctgaaaaacaaatttataaaagttttaacatatgaaaataaatttaatttgaactgtaattttcttaaattattattaatcacatacagtacctatttatattttgtttatgataatttattattattatataattattataattatattatcagaATTGTTAAAAATCATATGTATTATTGATACtaattttacaaattaataaaacgATATCTGCAGAAGATCCTTATAGATAACTTGTGCTACGATACAATTACAATCAGAAATCTTCTGAAAACTAAATACTGTAACACTAAAACCATACTATTTGCTCGCTAAAAACCATACAATAGTGACCAAAAACATATCAAGCATATTTTTGGACAAGATGGGCATCATTGGCAGGAACAAAACTGTACTGTTATTGTTGaaagaattaaaattaattaaactacAATGAAATGTGTATGATCTATTAATTATATCTCTTATTTTATTGGTCTTGAGAATATTGTACAGGAAACAGCTAATAGATACTAAGCAAAAATAAGGTTTATGAGTTTTACACTTCCAAGCCAGTATTGtacttttacaaaaaaaaacaccaacaaaTGCAAACTCCAATTTAGAGTACAAACACTTTCGGCTACATAACTGTCTTGCTGCTATATTAGTCAATCTATCCCAAATGATTTGTGATCTTGGAGGAATCACGAACGTCATGCACCTTACACaacattttctttctttatgCAACAGTTGTGTTGGTCATTTGTTATCTACAATATCAATAGTTGATcataaaataagaaaacaacCCAAATATccaaacaattttgaaataaaataaaatgttgtattcttgattatcattattttagttATGCTGCCCTCTATGCAGAAAACTGCTTCGCCAATGCCCATCAATATTAAAGTAAGTAAATCAATAACAAAGTCAAGGCTGTCATATCTGTGCAGAGCTGACATGGAGTTTAATAAGGAAACTCAAATGTACATCCTCATCTAAAATAAAGGAATAACGTGTGCGATCTGATGTTATCTAAtgaatgtagaaaataatttttaaaaatcaaaccaAACTTGTAAATGACATCAACAATTAATGTTGGATTTACTTTAAAAACTATTAGAATTAAACAATCTATACACATACTactaagtaagtgcatatatgTTCACTAAATACCAAGTTATTAGAAAAAAATGCTATTTCCTACACACATTTTGCATATTTTCCATATTATTCGTAACTATACACTTGACTATATGGACAACATGGGGACAGAGACTTGTAGAAAGAGACTGTACCTGAATATTAGTAGTTAAGTAGTTACATAGCTTATCATTCTGTCctgttcacaaaaaaaaaacaattactaaaGTGTTTAATCTCATTCACGAACCAGTTAGCTactacaaataattaataataaaaacgaCAAATATCCACTTCTGTCTTCAACAATAGCAAATTACTAAGAGTTTCATCTCATTCACGAAtcaattagtacagtagttaggAAAACCCAATCCTGTCTTATGTTTTCACATAAAGAGTTCCATCTCATTCACGAATCAATTAGCTAAACAAATTATCACAAATATTCAAACAAACTTATACGATATTCAAATATTGTtcagtatatataatatatatgtaacATTTAGATTACAAAAATAAACCTTTTAGTTGAAAAGATTTGGTTTAAAACATCTGGGTTGTTCCCCAACCAATCTCCATAAAAGAGATGTGTTCCAACATTGCATTGTCAGATAGATTCATCGTTCAGCTGAAGTGTAGAGAACATTACAGTTGTAAGTATTACACTTCTATTGGTACATTAATTAAGTCTATTGACAACTTAAAATTCTAAAAAGGTGAAAGATACACTGGAATATTTGTGACTTTATaaagcttgtgattggttaaaatcagtattttCTTGAAAAGATAATGAATGATATTTTTCTTGTATGTAACAATGATGGtatcattttatttacagtactatTCACTTGGGCTTTAAAAAACCCATATTATAAGGTTTATCCCAAATGTGCgtttgaaacaaaacaaatattcatATTCTTATTGTTCACATTGTGATTATCATCCTGTTGTTATTACCAAAAAGCGTTTTATGCATTTTAtcgtattttaaattttaacttcCACATTGTATCTTCTTTTTATACTACAACTTTTTAAGCTTTTTATCGTATTTTAACTTctaaattttatctttttttagattttgtgCAATAATGTGTGTTTATTCTacttaattgtttgtttttattttatatatatatctgtttttaattgtacgaatatatattttccaatctttaagaagaatttctattattattttatatgataatggacaaataaagcttTTCAGTATTCAGTCGGAAAAAAATATGCCTAActttctaaaaaatacaattttgtgttttatcaaattatgaTAGAAAATAAAGGAAAATTCCCATCAACTATCTTGAATTTAAGATATAAGAATTGCTACAACATTTGTTGTTGCTCTTCTGTTGTCAGTTATATTTTGTGAGGAGCTTTCAAGTGTGATACAGAATGGATTGCAGAATGTTAGTAATTGGCTGTATGTTGGTTGTGATGGCTGCTGCCTGCTGCCCAGAAGATGATTGTGGATGCCCTTCTAGAAGTAAGTAGAATGACTCTATAAACAGCTGGTAAGAAACGGGTCAGAAGAGTAGAAATGGTATAAACTGTAAAAAGACAAATGTATCATCTATTGGACATCTATGTCATCTATTACAATGCTTTAATTCTAAATCTTACCTcttgcattttttaaataaaaatgtttaaagtatACAATGGATCTATTAAAAACTATcttgtataatttaataaacgATATTACTAAATAATTAGAGAGAAAACAGAAACAATTGTAAGCAGTACAAAGTTGGCCAAAGTACCAAACTATATAGTAAATACATGAAAGTTATTTTCTAGTGTtagaaaattgatttattttgtatatttagaaAAGGGATTTATGCAGGATTGTAGTAAAATATTGGAGAACAATCCTTCTGCTAAAAGTGGTGATTATTTGATACAGCCACATGACGAACAACCTGAGTTTATGGTCTACTGTGACATGAGGAAAGATGGCGGATGGACAGTAAGCAATATTAATAAGCAATGAAAAAATGCAAagatttcttttcttttcatcTATAATTATACAACTATTTAAGTTTCTTTGTTTTCCAGGTTATACAACGAAGAGAGGATGGTTCACAAGATTTCTACCGCGATTGGGCAAACTACAAAAAGGGTTTTGGAAATGTCCACTCAGAGTTCTGGCTTGGTAACGAAAAGATCAACCGTATAACATTTGATGGACATTTTGAGCTATTAGTAGAGGTGACAGACCACTTGGATGAAATGAAGTTTGCAAGATATTCTCACTTCCGTATTGGTAGTGAGGATTCTAACTATACTTTGACAATTAGTGAATACACAGGGACGGCAGGTTAGTACATTCAATCAATTTTTACACTAAAAATCCATTTCAAGTAAACAAAGAACTAACATTAGTGTTTTTCTTACACCTTTCTGCCTTCTGCAATAGAACATAGACTAACACACACTGTGCGCTTTTTGTTGTTGCATTTATCACTTTATATAATAACTGAATATAATACTGAGTTAAAAGAACATTGACTGGAATTAAATGGTTTAAACAAGCTTACAGCCCAGGTAACATACCTTAATTTGGATTTTCGACATGTAATAAATATGTTCTCATCAGAAGAATCCCATGTTGTATCTAATTATGTACCAGCATGTATAAACGTTTTTTATCATACTCTTTCATTTTCATTGTAGtttttggaaatcagtacatttgttTTGAAAGTATACTTGAgttaaaagaaagaataattaaGATACAGTAGAtggaaaataacataaaattacaaatgaaatatttaaaaacatttttattctttcatttacattaatgttttaACATTCCCAATGTATTACTGTTTTAGTAATGTCAAGTTTATCATTGTATTTTCATAGTTGTATTTTATGTTGTGTGTAATATGATTAAATGTGGGTAATCCcctaaaaagaaaacaaagtataataataaaatgtgggtcatccctattaaatgtgggtcatccctattaaatgtgggtcatccctattaaatgtgggtcattcctattaaatgtgggtcatccctattaaatgtgggtcatccctattaaatgtgggtcatccctattaaatgtgggtcatccctattaaatgtgggtcatccctattagatgtgggtcatccctattagatgtgggtcatccctattagatgtgggtcatccctattaaatgtgggtcatccctattatatgtgggtcatccctattaaatgtgggtcatccctattaaatgtgggtcatccctattaaatgtgggtcatccctattaaaggtgggtcatccctattaaatgtgggtcatccctattaaatgtgggtcatccctattaaatgtgggtcatccctattaaatgtgggtcatccctattaaatgtgggtcatccctattaaatgtgggtcatccctattaaatgtgggtcatccctattaaatgtgggtcatccctattaaatgtgggtcatccctattaaatgtgggtcatccctattaaatgtgggtcatccctattaaatgtgggtcatccctattaaatgtgggtcatccctattaaatgtgggtcatccctattagatgtgggtcatccctattaaatgtgggtcatccctattaaatgtgggtcatccctattaaatgtgggtcatccctattaaatgtgggtcatccctattaaatgtgggtcatccctattaaatgtgggtcatccctattaaatgtgggtcatccctattaaatgtgggtcatcccctaaaaagaaaaaaaaagaataataagcAAACATTgaatgaccaacaaaatatcattaTATAGTAAAAGAAATAACCATATGTATAATGTATAGAATATAAGAAGACCAATAACAAGAACACTAGATTtgaaaaaattgatttaaaacaaaattaaaatccCCTAAAACAggatttaaatgtaaaaacataattaatcaAAACACTTACTGTGTGTATTGTATCATTTTACATTGCATACAGTATTCATTTTCTccattctattaaaaaaatatttggtttGTTTAGGTGATTCTTTGACATACCACAATGGTCAACAATTTACAACATATGACAGAGACAATGATCCACATTCAACACTTAACTGTGCTGACCACCACAAAGGTGCTTGGTGGTACAACGGCTGTGCTTATTCAAACCTGAATGGGCTTTACCTTACACCAGGATCTTATACTCATACTGGCATATTTTGGATTCATTTCAAGAGAACAGAGAGTCTCAAGAagacagtgatgatggttaaaagagaACCATAAGAGAGTTTTCTTTATCACTAGTAATTTGACTggcaaatatttaattttttcaagATGTAGTGAGGTCAACAATCCTGTTTGGCTATCATTTTTTAgtgttatattaattattttaatttaattagaaTTTTGAATTAGAACTTTTTGTCTCTGGAAAacatttcattgttttataaatgttttaacatatgaaaattaaattaatttcttaaattattaataatcacAGTGTTTCATCTCAATCACGAATcaatagacacgtttcgcgctcgcgaCCAATCAGAAATAGTGGGTATAGATTTGTATAGATTTCTGTGCTTGGTCAAACCTGAATGGGCTTTACCTTACACCAGGATCTTCTTCTAATACTGGCATAGTTTGGGTTTATTTCAAGAACAAGTGGGAAAGTCTCAAGAagacagtgatgatggttaaaagagcaccataagagagtttttattattactagTAATTTGActtataaatatacaaaatgccaaatatttaatttttttttcaagatgtAGTGAATCTTGTTTAGCTATCCTTTTTTAgtgttatattaattattttaatttaataatgaaaacTTGAATTTGGTGCAATTTTCATAACTTTTTGTCtctgaaaaacaaatttataaatgctttaacatatgaaaataaatttaatttgaactgtaaattaatatatcataatttattattattattatataattttaataattatattatcagaATTGTTAAAAATCATGTACTATTGATACtaattttacaaattaataaaactataCCTGCAGATACGATACAATTACAATCAGAAATCTTCTGAAAACTAAATACTgtaacactttaaaaaaaaacatactatttgCTCGCTAAAAACCATACAATAGTGACCAAAAACATATCAAGCATATTTTTGGACAAGATGGGCATCATTGGCAGGAACAAAACTGTACTGTATTGTTGAAAGAATTAAAattaactagacatgaaactcgtcactttgacgagttagttatccgcacgacagatgccacgtgcacgtcatacgttaaaaactataataagagGTGGTCCTGTATTTTCgccttgtattataattatacagtacactgtGTATAAAAGGAGACATTAATTCTACATGAtacagagggcggcaaacaacaATTTGCTCACATCAGAGACTATGCTGGTGtacattgtactactgtactgtatattatatgacATATTAACTGAATTATGGGACCTgcctttaattcaaatatttaacatgatgacgtcataaaaaaaacaacacaacgatagcaatttctgaagaaaattatcttagcaacaacatattaacgttaagaagaaatttgaatacgtaaaatgttGGTGCGCGcacatttaaatgtgatgaactattacgcaaaatatgaaaatacaactttttttattcaactggcaatatgatgacatcacaacatccgattggcaaaatgtttacatgaattcgtatctacaatcctatagcttccagaaaacgttttaatcgtgattatcacattttattcttacgagctattacagattaaaatttactgtaaagatgaaattaatgacccacgtaattaaaatttttaggcatgatgacgttataaaaatttaaatatttttatctcatgctaaagaaagttgattgacctagacaatatataaatataggagaaaaaggaatacagataaacgtgatgcgctccattgaatgtgatgagcaataacgaaacagacaaaaatcctatattttacattcgtgtggccatacgattacgtcacaatgtttttttagccttatcgatgcatgatccgatatctgcaactcatcaacttctagattttgtaataaaaataaacggttcacggtttactttagaaactatgactgtttaaaaaaagacattattttgatgattttttaagctttttcataaaaaacgcgcacaaattgtctaattcaacgtgttcgtatggcgttatttaaactggaaaagttctaaattgttttcaaaattactaggaaaggcttgaaaaatataattcaagagaaaaaaatatgtttttatcgctacgtgcgcaccgcgtgcgtaaaaaattgcgcgcccgtgggaatttttgacatgctcaaaatgacatgaaacgcgtaaaaagttgattagaaattaattttgcgcattttgaaattttaaatgcgcgtgcgcgcgtaacttcttgtgaaacatgccatttttaatccgtagaaagtttgcccctgatatgacttaaattttgtcaaagtgtcaatactaaatgacttttggtttttaatctatgatcaatcattgaaattcataaaattgcgcgtaagtcacgttgcgcaactatgacgtcattcaaaaataggaggtgcacaacttcacgtaaatgcccatatgttgtcaaagttatgaaatgttatgtttacacattttagagaaacgcgactcacaaaaaggaaggaaggaaagaagaataatacagaaaaaaaatgttgatctcgtacaataacaaggagttatccgcttggtataccaagcggataactaattaaaCTACAATGAAATGTGTATGATCTATTAATTTATCTCTTATTTTATTGGTCTTGAGAATATTGTACAGGAAACAGCTAATAGATACTAAGCAACAATAAGGTTTATGAGTTTTACACTTCCAAGCCAATATTGCActtttacaacaaaaaacaccAACAAATGCAAACTCCATTTAGAGTACAAACACTTTTGGCTAACATAACTGTCTTGATGCTATATTATACCCTTTTTACACTATCGACTGAGAGAGGAACACGAGTTGAACTCGGAGGCAATTTCCATTTACACTAGCCAAAAAAACTGCGAGATGAACTCGAGCTGCGCCCATTTACACTACATCAATCACCCCGGTGCTGTCAATCAAATCACTATTGCAAGCGCACACGTGGAACGTAACTGACTCTGGTTTAAACGTTTAAACACTGGAACATATCGACAAAtctcatataaaaacataataatccgaatttacacacaatttatttaattttgaatgtaGTCCAGTGTAATATTTTCTTTGTGGCTATTgagattatcatttattattttaaaaattagggtctaacaattatttttctttttaaaatgactgcATTTCCGCCTTGTAGACTGTACGTACATTAAATAGGCCTTACATGGTTAGGTTTGCGTAAAAATAGGGTAGGTACgataagtatttaaaataaaaaatgtatttgttaattagcataaaaaTGTATCAATGAAGGAAAATTATTATATGGTACTCTTTCAGTTCctaacaaaaatttaattttcatataTTGAGACatcagtattatatatatttttccctTTTTCAATAAGTATACATAGAATCGCAGGGTAGAGTTACaccaatattaggcctacattattttaGGCTTTCTGGTAAGGTAGAATGCACACgaacaatttcaataatttcagcagaaaaaaaaatcacaaatttgtTTGTgcctttaaaagaaaataacgaACAGGACAATAtcgtacaattattattttaagcaaaaaaggtgtattttaagcaaaaaacctattttgtttgcataatatattgtatttctgtGGCAACATGTTACATTTTCACGTCATTGACCTTTAACAGCTCGGTGTTGAACCACAAAAACCGTTTACACTTCGTGTCTCCGGTGTAGATTCGACTACACCGGAGAAGGTACACCGGAAAACATTCAGCTTCGTTTCACCCCGGGGAGAGCACACCGGGGTGGTTGGATTTTCCCATTTACACCAGTCAATAAAAACCACAACACCGGCGTTTAACGGCCCGGTGTACTAACAACTGCGGGGTTACACCGCTGTTACGG contains:
- the LOC140045150 gene encoding angiopoietin-related protein 2-like, with amino-acid sequence MDCRMLVIGCMLVVMAAACCPEDDCGCPSRKKGFMQDCSKILENNPSAKSGDYLIQPHDEQPEFMVYCDMRKDGGWTVIQRREDGSQDFYRDWANYKKGFGNVHSEFWLGNEKINRITFDGHFELLVEVTDHLDEMKFARYSHFRIGSEDSNYTLTISEYTGTAGDSLTYHNGQQFTTYDRDNDPHSTLNCADHHKGAWWYNGCAYSNLNGLYLTPGSYTHTGIFWIHFKRTESLKKTVMMVKREP
- the LOC140045141 gene encoding fibrinogen-like protein A, with amino-acid sequence MASACCPEDDCGCPSRKKCFLRDCGEILENDPSAQSGDYLIQPHDEQPEFMVYCDMRKDGGWTVIQRREDGSGNFYRDWANYKKGFGNVHSEFWLGNEKTNRITSDGDFELLVELTDHLDVMKFARYSHFRVGSEMSNYLMRINGYTGTAGDSLAYNNGGQFTTYDKDNDKWSGTNCAANYSKGAWWYTNCGYSNLNGLYLTPGSTSTSTTSGWTGIFWYHFKNTESLKKTVMMVKRAP